A window from Cryobacterium sp. SO1 encodes these proteins:
- a CDS encoding DEAD/DEAH box helicase yields MVVVVVDAIHHGAIKLGEGARRQLGSGRRKRTHVIDIVMLQSIAHRAADPTLLNRYGLIIVDECHSLGAAATEAAVRQIAVRHWVGLTATPYRADQMDDIITMQCGPIRHTIDDSAVFEQELVVHKTTFRSSAADAPSTEIQAVYTELSDDVERNQRIAADVLAAYRAGRNCLVLSTRVEHVARLAELLKTETAAVFVLHGKLAARNGAGSAPRCPKLQLGLCVVSSIIVALTPSSRGWQGMPCWI; encoded by the coding sequence GTGGTCGTGGTCGTGGTCGACGCGATTCATCATGGCGCGATTAAGCTCGGCGAGGGCGCGCGCAGGCAGCTGGGCAGCGGCCGGCGCAAGCGCACCCACGTGATCGATATCGTGATGCTGCAGAGCATCGCCCACCGCGCGGCGGATCCGACACTCCTGAATCGCTACGGGTTGATCATCGTCGATGAATGCCATTCCCTGGGCGCGGCGGCGACTGAGGCCGCCGTGCGCCAGATCGCGGTGAGGCACTGGGTCGGCCTGACCGCGACGCCGTACCGTGCCGACCAAATGGACGACATCATCACCATGCAGTGCGGGCCCATTCGTCACACGATCGACGACAGCGCGGTCTTCGAACAAGAATTGGTCGTGCATAAGACGACGTTCAGGTCGAGCGCAGCAGACGCGCCCAGCACCGAAATTCAGGCCGTCTACACCGAGCTCTCAGACGATGTCGAGCGCAACCAACGCATTGCGGCAGACGTGCTCGCGGCATATCGAGCGGGACGGAACTGCCTCGTTCTCTCGACCCGAGTTGAACATGTCGCTCGGCTGGCGGAGCTCTTGAAAACGGAGACCGCCGCGGTCTTCGTCCTGCACGGAAAGCTGGCCGCAAGGAACGGCGCCGGATCCGCACCGAGATGTCCGAAACTGCAGCTCGGGCTTTGCGTGGTTTCTTCCATCATCGTGGCCCTGACCCCGAGCTCGCGTGGATGGCAGGGGATGCCGTGTTGGATCTGA